A single window of Syngnathus acus chromosome 23, fSynAcu1.2, whole genome shotgun sequence DNA harbors:
- the LOC119117048 gene encoding putative adenosylhomocysteinase 3 isoform X1 → MSVQVVAAKMAEVELKDVVKELPADSLVTPTSEGLIARNYAREAGSSTATSPSAEPSVKAGEGSPGLLAPNPTKMPQASAMKRPDPQQNGGEAFVNRDGTVAEAPRMKKIQFADQKQEFNKRPSKIGRRSLSRSISQSSTDSYSSAASYTDSSDDETSPRDKQQKNSKGNGDFCIKNIKQADFGRREIEIAEQEMPALMALRKRAQGEKPLAGAKVVGCTHITAQTAVLMETLSALGAQCRWAACNIYSTQNEVAAALAEGGFSVFAWKGESEDDFWWCIDRCVNVEGWQPNMILDDGGDLTHWIYKKYPNMFKKIKGIVEESVTGVHRLYQLSKAGKLCVPAMNVNDSVTKQKFDNLYCCRESILDGLKRTTDVMFGGKQVVVCGYGEVGKGCCAALKAMGAIVYVTEIDPICALQACMDGFRLVKLNEVIRQVDIVITCTGNKNVVVRENLDRMKNSCIVCNMGHSNTEIDVASLRTPELTWERVRSQVDHVIWPDGKRIVLLAEGRLLNLSCSTVPTFVLSITATTQALALIELYNAPDGRYKQDVYLLPKKMDEYVASLHLPTFDAHLTELSDEQAKYLGLNKNGPFKPNYYRY, encoded by the exons ATGTCAGTGCAGGTTGTGGCAGCAAAAATGGCAGAGGTCGAACTCAAAGACGTCGTTAAAGAACTACCCGCCGACTCTCTGGTTACCCCGACGTCGGAAGGACTTATCGCCAGGAACTACGCGCGCGAGGCCGGTTCCTCCACCGCTACGTCCCCGAGCGCGGAGCCCTCCGTCAAAGCCGGGGAAGGCAGCCCGGGCTTGCTCGCCCCGAATCCCACCAAGATGCCTCAGGCGTCGGCTATGAAGCGGCCGGACCCACAGCAGAACGGCGGCGAGGCGTTTGTCAATCGGGACGGCACCGTGGCCGAGGCCCCGCGGATGAAAAAG ATCCAGTTCGCAGACCAGAAGCAGGAGTTCAACAAGCGGCCCTCCAAGATCGGCCGCCGCTCTTTGTCGCGCTCCATCTCGCAATCGTCCACAGACAGCTACAGCTCAG ctgCGTCGTACACGGACAGCTCCGATGACGAGACGTCGCCTCGGGACAAACAGCAGAAGAACTCCAAGGGCAACGGCGACTTCTGCATCAAAAACATCAAGCAAGCCGACTTCGGACGCCGGGAGATCGAGATAGCCGAGCAAG agatGCCAGCCCTCATGGCTCTGAGGAAGCGAGCCCAGGGTGAGAAACCCCTCGCCGGCGCCAAAGTGGTGGGCTGCACCCACATCACCGCCCAGACTGCT GTGCTGATGGAGACTTTGTCAGCTCTGGGGGCTCAGTGCAGGTGGGCGGCCTGCAACATCTACTCCACCCAAAACGAAGTGGCAGCCGCTCTGGCAGAAGGAG GTTTCAGCGTCTTTGCATGGAAGGGCGAGTCCGAGGACGATTTCTGGTGGTGCATCGACCGCTGCGTCAACGTGGAAGGCTGGCAGCCCAACATG ATTTTGGACGATGGCGGCGATCTGACACACTGGATCTACAAAAAGTACCccaacatgttcaaaaaaatCAAGGGCATTGTGGAAGAGAGCGTCACCGGTGTGCACAG GCTTTACCAGCTGTCCAAGGCCGGGAAGCTGTGCGTCCCCGCCATGAACGTCAACGACTCCGTGACCAAGCAGAAGTTTGACAACCTCTACTGCTGCAGGGAGTCCATCCTAGACGG TTTGAAGAGGACGACTGATGTCATGTTCGGAGGCAAACAAGTGGTGGTGTGTGGCTATGGCGAg GTGGGGAAAGGCTGCTGCGCCGCCCTCAAAGCCATGGGCGCCATCGTTTACGTGACGGAGATCGATCCCATCTGCGCCTTGCAGGCTTG CATGGACGGCTTCCGGCTGGTGAAGCTCAACGAAGTCATCAGACAAGTGGACATTGTCATCACCTGCACCG GCAACAAGAACGTGGTGGTGCGAGAGAACTTGGACCGCATGAAGAACAGCTGCATCGTCTGCAATATGGGCCACTCCAACACTGAGATCGACGTG GCCAGTCTGCGGACGCCCGAGCTGACCTGGGAGCGAGTGCGCTCGCAAGTGGACCACGTCATCTGGCCCGATGGCAAGAGGATAGTCTTGCTGGCCGAG GGTCGCTTGCTGAACCTCAGCTGTTCCACCGTGCCCACGTTTGTGCTCTCCATCACGGCCACCACCCAG GCCTTGGCTCTGATCGAGCTCTACAACGCTCCAGACGGACGCTACAAGCAAGATGTTTACCTTCTGCCCAAGAAGATGG ATGAGTACGTGGCCAGCCTGCATCTGCCAACGTTCGACGCGCACCTCACCGAGCTGAGCGACGAGCAGGCCAAGTATCTGGGCTTGAACAAGAACGGACCCTTCAAGCCAAACTACTATAG GTATTAA
- the LOC119117048 gene encoding putative adenosylhomocysteinase 3 isoform X2 — protein MSVQVVAAKMAEVELKDVVKELPADSLVTPTSEGLIARNYAREAGSSTATSPSAEPSVKAGEGSPGLLAPNPTKMPQASAMKRPDPQQNGGEAFVNRDGTVAEAPRMKKIQFADQKQEFNKRPSKIGRRSLSRSISQSSTDSYSSAASYTDSSDDETSPRDKQQKNSKGNGDFCIKNIKQADFGRREIEIAEQEMPALMALRKRAQGEKPLAGAKVVGCTHITAQTAVLMETLSALGAQCRWAACNIYSTQNEVAAALAEGGFSVFAWKGESEDDFWWCIDRCVNVEGWQPNMILDDGGDLTHWIYKKYPNMFKKIKGIVEESVTGVHRLYQLSKAGKLCVPAMNVNDSVTKQKFDNLYCCRESILDGLKRTTDVMFGGKQVVVCGYGEVGKGCCAALKAMGAIVYVTEIDPICALQACMDGFRLVKLNEVIRQVDIVITCTGNKNVVVRENLDRMKNSCIVCNMGHSNTEIDVASLRTPELTWERVRSQVDHVIWPDGKRIVLLAEGRLLNLSCSTVPTFVLSITATTQALALIELYNAPDGRYKQDVYLLPKKMDEYVASLHLPTFDAHLTELSDEQAKYLGLNKNGPFKPNYYR, from the exons ATGTCAGTGCAGGTTGTGGCAGCAAAAATGGCAGAGGTCGAACTCAAAGACGTCGTTAAAGAACTACCCGCCGACTCTCTGGTTACCCCGACGTCGGAAGGACTTATCGCCAGGAACTACGCGCGCGAGGCCGGTTCCTCCACCGCTACGTCCCCGAGCGCGGAGCCCTCCGTCAAAGCCGGGGAAGGCAGCCCGGGCTTGCTCGCCCCGAATCCCACCAAGATGCCTCAGGCGTCGGCTATGAAGCGGCCGGACCCACAGCAGAACGGCGGCGAGGCGTTTGTCAATCGGGACGGCACCGTGGCCGAGGCCCCGCGGATGAAAAAG ATCCAGTTCGCAGACCAGAAGCAGGAGTTCAACAAGCGGCCCTCCAAGATCGGCCGCCGCTCTTTGTCGCGCTCCATCTCGCAATCGTCCACAGACAGCTACAGCTCAG ctgCGTCGTACACGGACAGCTCCGATGACGAGACGTCGCCTCGGGACAAACAGCAGAAGAACTCCAAGGGCAACGGCGACTTCTGCATCAAAAACATCAAGCAAGCCGACTTCGGACGCCGGGAGATCGAGATAGCCGAGCAAG agatGCCAGCCCTCATGGCTCTGAGGAAGCGAGCCCAGGGTGAGAAACCCCTCGCCGGCGCCAAAGTGGTGGGCTGCACCCACATCACCGCCCAGACTGCT GTGCTGATGGAGACTTTGTCAGCTCTGGGGGCTCAGTGCAGGTGGGCGGCCTGCAACATCTACTCCACCCAAAACGAAGTGGCAGCCGCTCTGGCAGAAGGAG GTTTCAGCGTCTTTGCATGGAAGGGCGAGTCCGAGGACGATTTCTGGTGGTGCATCGACCGCTGCGTCAACGTGGAAGGCTGGCAGCCCAACATG ATTTTGGACGATGGCGGCGATCTGACACACTGGATCTACAAAAAGTACCccaacatgttcaaaaaaatCAAGGGCATTGTGGAAGAGAGCGTCACCGGTGTGCACAG GCTTTACCAGCTGTCCAAGGCCGGGAAGCTGTGCGTCCCCGCCATGAACGTCAACGACTCCGTGACCAAGCAGAAGTTTGACAACCTCTACTGCTGCAGGGAGTCCATCCTAGACGG TTTGAAGAGGACGACTGATGTCATGTTCGGAGGCAAACAAGTGGTGGTGTGTGGCTATGGCGAg GTGGGGAAAGGCTGCTGCGCCGCCCTCAAAGCCATGGGCGCCATCGTTTACGTGACGGAGATCGATCCCATCTGCGCCTTGCAGGCTTG CATGGACGGCTTCCGGCTGGTGAAGCTCAACGAAGTCATCAGACAAGTGGACATTGTCATCACCTGCACCG GCAACAAGAACGTGGTGGTGCGAGAGAACTTGGACCGCATGAAGAACAGCTGCATCGTCTGCAATATGGGCCACTCCAACACTGAGATCGACGTG GCCAGTCTGCGGACGCCCGAGCTGACCTGGGAGCGAGTGCGCTCGCAAGTGGACCACGTCATCTGGCCCGATGGCAAGAGGATAGTCTTGCTGGCCGAG GGTCGCTTGCTGAACCTCAGCTGTTCCACCGTGCCCACGTTTGTGCTCTCCATCACGGCCACCACCCAG GCCTTGGCTCTGATCGAGCTCTACAACGCTCCAGACGGACGCTACAAGCAAGATGTTTACCTTCTGCCCAAGAAGATGG ATGAGTACGTGGCCAGCCTGCATCTGCCAACGTTCGACGCGCACCTCACCGAGCTGAGCGACGAGCAGGCCAAGTATCTGGGCTTGAACAAGAACGGACCCTTCAAGCCAAACTACTATAGGTAG
- the LOC119117048 gene encoding putative adenosylhomocysteinase 3 isoform X3: MICSVTIQFADQKQEFNKRPSKIGRRSLSRSISQSSTDSYSSAASYTDSSDDETSPRDKQQKNSKGNGDFCIKNIKQADFGRREIEIAEQEMPALMALRKRAQGEKPLAGAKVVGCTHITAQTAVLMETLSALGAQCRWAACNIYSTQNEVAAALAEGGFSVFAWKGESEDDFWWCIDRCVNVEGWQPNMILDDGGDLTHWIYKKYPNMFKKIKGIVEESVTGVHRLYQLSKAGKLCVPAMNVNDSVTKQKFDNLYCCRESILDGLKRTTDVMFGGKQVVVCGYGEVGKGCCAALKAMGAIVYVTEIDPICALQACMDGFRLVKLNEVIRQVDIVITCTGNKNVVVRENLDRMKNSCIVCNMGHSNTEIDVASLRTPELTWERVRSQVDHVIWPDGKRIVLLAEGRLLNLSCSTVPTFVLSITATTQALALIELYNAPDGRYKQDVYLLPKKMDEYVASLHLPTFDAHLTELSDEQAKYLGLNKNGPFKPNYYRY, from the exons ATGATTTGTAGCGTGACG ATCCAGTTCGCAGACCAGAAGCAGGAGTTCAACAAGCGGCCCTCCAAGATCGGCCGCCGCTCTTTGTCGCGCTCCATCTCGCAATCGTCCACAGACAGCTACAGCTCAG ctgCGTCGTACACGGACAGCTCCGATGACGAGACGTCGCCTCGGGACAAACAGCAGAAGAACTCCAAGGGCAACGGCGACTTCTGCATCAAAAACATCAAGCAAGCCGACTTCGGACGCCGGGAGATCGAGATAGCCGAGCAAG agatGCCAGCCCTCATGGCTCTGAGGAAGCGAGCCCAGGGTGAGAAACCCCTCGCCGGCGCCAAAGTGGTGGGCTGCACCCACATCACCGCCCAGACTGCT GTGCTGATGGAGACTTTGTCAGCTCTGGGGGCTCAGTGCAGGTGGGCGGCCTGCAACATCTACTCCACCCAAAACGAAGTGGCAGCCGCTCTGGCAGAAGGAG GTTTCAGCGTCTTTGCATGGAAGGGCGAGTCCGAGGACGATTTCTGGTGGTGCATCGACCGCTGCGTCAACGTGGAAGGCTGGCAGCCCAACATG ATTTTGGACGATGGCGGCGATCTGACACACTGGATCTACAAAAAGTACCccaacatgttcaaaaaaatCAAGGGCATTGTGGAAGAGAGCGTCACCGGTGTGCACAG GCTTTACCAGCTGTCCAAGGCCGGGAAGCTGTGCGTCCCCGCCATGAACGTCAACGACTCCGTGACCAAGCAGAAGTTTGACAACCTCTACTGCTGCAGGGAGTCCATCCTAGACGG TTTGAAGAGGACGACTGATGTCATGTTCGGAGGCAAACAAGTGGTGGTGTGTGGCTATGGCGAg GTGGGGAAAGGCTGCTGCGCCGCCCTCAAAGCCATGGGCGCCATCGTTTACGTGACGGAGATCGATCCCATCTGCGCCTTGCAGGCTTG CATGGACGGCTTCCGGCTGGTGAAGCTCAACGAAGTCATCAGACAAGTGGACATTGTCATCACCTGCACCG GCAACAAGAACGTGGTGGTGCGAGAGAACTTGGACCGCATGAAGAACAGCTGCATCGTCTGCAATATGGGCCACTCCAACACTGAGATCGACGTG GCCAGTCTGCGGACGCCCGAGCTGACCTGGGAGCGAGTGCGCTCGCAAGTGGACCACGTCATCTGGCCCGATGGCAAGAGGATAGTCTTGCTGGCCGAG GGTCGCTTGCTGAACCTCAGCTGTTCCACCGTGCCCACGTTTGTGCTCTCCATCACGGCCACCACCCAG GCCTTGGCTCTGATCGAGCTCTACAACGCTCCAGACGGACGCTACAAGCAAGATGTTTACCTTCTGCCCAAGAAGATGG ATGAGTACGTGGCCAGCCTGCATCTGCCAACGTTCGACGCGCACCTCACCGAGCTGAGCGACGAGCAGGCCAAGTATCTGGGCTTGAACAAGAACGGACCCTTCAAGCCAAACTACTATAG GTATTAA
- the strip2 gene encoding LOW QUALITY PROTEIN: striatin-interacting protein 1 homolog (The sequence of the model RefSeq protein was modified relative to this genomic sequence to represent the inferred CDS: deleted 1 base in 1 codon), giving the protein MQAEDLEVPLLNNLNDNGGRLRSKGKDVFKEQQKESENSMESPNLEFEYGDTDALTVELSELYSYTEEPEFALNRDYFEEDFKSHARGRRWIDVSAEEQRAYVMRLLDALEVTDRDKRLKVARAILYLAQGVFDECDAEADVLRWSRRNVFLLYDMGIFTALLELLSMEIDNNQACSSALRKPAISLADSTELRVLLSIMYLMVETVRVQTDDDNPEWRATREAFKNELGAPLYNGEPFALLLFSMVTKFCSMNAPHFPMKKVLLLLWKTILFTLGGFEELQEMKMQGRERLNLPPLPEDSIKVVRAMRAASPPASAMELIEQQQQQKRGRRSRRSAFVDSLEGDSPFPKKQPLVKQDSLDTYNERDPFKNDDVRDEEEDPEDGDGGMEGEVDPLDRDVIIQPPPPPPPLAPPAERVNFPKGLPWAPKVREKDIEHFLETSRNKFIGFTLGNDTETLVGLPRPIHESVKTLKQHKYVSIAEVQMKREEELQQCPLSLGEEEVDETPAEMLYLGMLPNLSQYVIALLKLLLAAAPTSKAKTDSINILADVLPEEMPITVLQSMKLGIDVNRHKEIIVKAISALLLLLLKHLKLNHVYQFEIVSQHLVFANCIPLILKFFNQNIMSYISAKNSICVLDFPHCAVHEMPELTAESLEAGDNNQFCWRNLFSCINLLRILNKLTKWKHSRTMMLVVFKSAPILKRALKVKQAMMQLYVLKLLKIQTKYLGRQWRKSNMKTMSAIYQKVRHRLNDDWAYGNDIDARPWDFQAEECALRESIEKFNSRRYDKNRNGHLAPVDNCLQSVLGQRVDLPDDFHYSYEMWLEREVFSQPIEWEGLLVEP; this is encoded by the exons ATGCAGGCGGAGGACTTGGAGGTCCCTCTCCTCAATAACCTCAACGACAACGGCGGCAGGTTGAGGTCGAAAGGCAAAGATGTGTTCAAGGAGCAGCAGAAGGAGTCCGAG AACTCCATGGAGTCTCCCAACCTGGAGTTTGAATACGGCGACACCGACGCCCTCACCGTCGAACTCTCAG AGTTGTACAGCTACACCGAGGAGCCTGAATTTGCTCTCAACAGAGACTACTTTGAGGAGGACTTCAAAAGTCACG CCCGAGGCCGACGATGGATCGATGTGAGCGCGGAGGAGCAGCGCGCGTACGTGATGAGATTACTGGACGCGCTGGAGGTGACCGACAGGGACAAGAGACTGAAGGTGGCCAGGGCCATCCTCTACCTCGCTCAGG GTGTGTTCGACGAATGTGACGCCGAGGCGGACGTGCTCCGCTGGTCCAGGCGCAATGTCTTCCTCCTCTACGACATGGGGATCTTCACGGCCCTGCTGGAGCTCCTCAGCATGGAAATTGA TAACAATCAAGCCTGCAGCAGCGCTTTGAGGAAGCCCGCCATCTCGCTCGCGGATAGCACGGAGCTCAG AGTGTTGCTCAGCATCATGTACTTAATGGTGGAGACGGTTCGAGTTCAAACGGACGACGACAACCCGGAGTGGCGAGCCACCAGGGAGGCCTTCAAGAACGAGCTCG GTGCGCCGCTGTACAATGGCGAGCCTTTTGCCTTGCTTCTCTTCTCCATGGTGACCAAGTTCTGCAGCATGAACGCACCACATTTCCCCATGAAGAAAGTTCTCCTTCTCCTATGGAAGACCATTTTG TTCACCTTGGGGGGCTTCGAGGAGCTGCAGGAGATGAAGATGCAGGGCCGCGAGCGTCTCAACCTGCCGCCGCTCCCCGAGGACAGCATCAAGGTGGTCCGGGCCATGAGAGCCGCCTCGCCGCCCGCCTCCGCCATGGAGCTCAtcgagcagcagcaacagcagaagaGAGGACGGCGCAGTCGTAGG AGTGCCTTTGTTGATAGCTTGGAAGGAGACAGTCCCTTTCCCAAGAAGCAG CCGCTGGTCAAACAGGACAGCCTGGACACGTACAACGAGCGAGACCCCTTCAAGAACGACGACGTCCGCGACGAGGAAGAGGACCCCGAGGATGGCGACGGCGGCATGGAGGGCGAGGTGGACCCCTTGGACCGTGACGTCATCATCCAACCTCCGCCTCCGCCGCCTCCTCTC GCCCCCCCCGCGGAGAGGGTCAACTTCCCCAAGGGCCTCCCTTGGGCCCCCAAAGTCAG GGAGAAGGACATCGAGCACTTCCTAGAGACCAGTCGGAACAAGTTCATCGGCTTCACCCTCGGAAA TGACACCGAGACCCTCGTAGGCCTGCCCCGACCTATCCACGAGAGTGTCAAGACTCTCAAACAG CACAAATACGTGTCCATCGCCGAAGTGCAGATGAAGCGCGAGGAGGAGCTACAACAGTGTCCACTGAGCTTG ggcgaggaggaggtggacgaGACGCCTGCGGAGATGCTCTACCTGGGCATGCTTCCAAACCTCTCCCAATATGTG ATCGCCCTCCTGAAGCTACTTTTGGCCGCCGCACCCACCTCCAAAGCCAAAACGGATTCCATTAATATCCTCGCCGACGTGCTGCCTGAGGAGATGCC AATCACGGTCCTCCAGAGCATGAAGCTGGGCATCGACGTCAACCGGCACAAAGAGATCATCGTCAAGGCCATCTCggctctgctgctgctcctacTCAAACACTTGAAACTCAACCACGTCTACCAG TTTGAGATTGTCTCCCAGCATCTGGTGTTTGCCAACTGCATACCACTCATCCTCAAGTTCTTCAACCAGAACATCATGTCTTATATCAGTGCCAAAAACAG CATATGTGTTTTGGATTTTCCGCACTGCGCCGTCCACGAAATGCCCGAGCTCACCGCCGAGAGCCTG GAAGCTGGAGACAACAACCAGTTCTGTTGGCGGAATCTGTTCTCTTGCATCAACCTGCTGAGAATCCTCAACAAGCTGACTAAGTGGAAACACTCTCGGACCATg ATGTTGGTGGTCTTCAAGTCAGCCCCCATCCTGAAGAGAGCCCTGAAGGTCAAGCAGGCCATGATGCAGCTGTACGTGCTGAAGCTGCTTAAAATCCAGACCAAGTACTTGGGCCGCCAGTGGAGGAAGAGCAACATGAAGACCATGTCGGCCATCTACCAGAAGGTCCGCCACAGGCTCAATGACGACTGGGCCTACGggaatg ATATCGACGCACGGCCTTGGGACTTCCAGGCGGAGGAGTGCGCCCTTCGCGAGAGCATCGAGAAGTTCAACAGCCGGCGCTACGACAAGAACCGCAACGGCCACTTGGCGCCGGTGGACAACTGCCTACAGAGCGTGCTGGGCCAGCGCGTGGACCTGCCTGACGACTTCCACTACAGCTACGAAATGTGGCTGGAGAGGGAGGTGTTCTCGCAGCCCATCGAGTGGGAGGGCCTCCTCGTGGAGCCGTGA